A genome region from Bombilactobacillus bombi includes the following:
- the alsS gene encoding acetolactate synthase AlsS encodes MVTKSGAQILVETMVNYGIKYVFGIPGAKIDRLFEELEHSTNPQKPRLIITRHEQNAAFMAAAIGRLTGKPGVVLVTSGPGVANLTTGLVTASSEGDPVIALGGQVQRDDLARLTHQSIPNQVILSPVTKYSVEVQDPNNLSEAFANAYQSAVDAKSGAVFISIPQDVINADVKRPVMRRNPPMAQGVPAKQQLADFAAQIKQAQLPVILAGMRASDQAATQALRSFLQKIPLPVVETFQGAGIISHELEHLFFGRVGLFHNQTGDMLLKKADLVITIGYDPIEYEARNWNQERTGKIINLDSVAPELTQEYQPEMVLQGNLADTLKALAELFVDSYQLKATTKQQLQTIKAEFDRKDIPPVTTSAADLHPLQIVEELQRHVDDSMIVTVDVGSHYIWMARHFRSYQPRHLLFSNGMQTLGVALPWAIAASLLHPQQKVVSVAGDGGFLFSGQELETAVRLHSNIVQLVWVDGYYDMVRFQEQTKYGHDAGVKFGPVDFVQYAQSFGATGLQVDKQHDLQTVLDQAFAQEGPVVVAIPVDYSHNQELSQDLLTDQFY; translated from the coding sequence ATGGTAACTAAATCTGGGGCACAAATCCTCGTAGAAACAATGGTTAATTACGGTATCAAATATGTTTTTGGGATTCCAGGTGCTAAGATTGATCGCTTATTTGAAGAATTAGAACACAGCACTAATCCTCAAAAGCCACGCTTAATTATTACGCGTCATGAACAAAATGCAGCTTTCATGGCTGCTGCAATTGGACGGCTAACGGGAAAGCCAGGTGTAGTCCTTGTGACATCTGGACCTGGAGTTGCCAATTTAACGACCGGTTTAGTCACTGCCAGCTCAGAAGGCGATCCTGTAATTGCTTTGGGTGGACAAGTGCAACGTGATGATTTAGCACGGTTAACACATCAAAGTATTCCCAACCAAGTTATCTTATCGCCAGTAACTAAGTACAGTGTGGAAGTACAAGATCCTAATAATTTATCAGAAGCTTTCGCTAATGCTTATCAATCAGCTGTAGATGCCAAAAGTGGGGCTGTTTTCATTTCTATTCCGCAAGACGTTATTAACGCTGATGTTAAACGGCCAGTTATGCGACGTAATCCACCAATGGCACAAGGCGTGCCCGCTAAACAACAATTGGCTGATTTTGCTGCCCAAATTAAACAAGCTCAATTACCTGTTATCTTAGCAGGGATGAGAGCTAGTGATCAAGCTGCTACCCAAGCTTTACGCAGTTTTTTACAAAAAATTCCCCTGCCAGTTGTAGAAACTTTTCAAGGTGCAGGTATTATTTCGCATGAATTAGAACATTTATTTTTTGGCCGGGTCGGTTTATTTCATAACCAAACTGGTGATATGTTACTTAAAAAAGCAGATTTGGTTATAACAATCGGCTATGACCCTATTGAATATGAAGCTCGCAACTGGAATCAAGAACGCACGGGCAAAATTATTAATTTGGATAGTGTAGCCCCAGAACTAACTCAAGAATATCAACCAGAAATGGTTTTACAAGGTAATTTGGCTGATACTTTAAAGGCTTTAGCCGAATTATTTGTTGATTCTTACCAATTAAAAGCTACGACGAAGCAGCAATTACAAACAATTAAAGCTGAATTTGATCGTAAAGATATTCCTCCAGTAACTACTAGCGCTGCAGATTTACATCCCTTACAGATTGTAGAAGAACTCCAGCGCCATGTTGATGATTCGATGATTGTCACTGTAGATGTTGGTAGCCATTATATTTGGATGGCTCGCCATTTTCGCAGTTATCAACCACGTCATCTCTTATTTAGTAATGGGATGCAAACACTAGGTGTAGCTTTGCCTTGGGCGATTGCTGCTTCATTATTACATCCACAGCAAAAAGTAGTTTCAGTAGCGGGCGATGGTGGTTTTCTTTTTTCAGGACAAGAACTAGAAACAGCTGTGCGCTTGCATTCTAATATTGTCCAATTGGTTTGGGTTGATGGCTATTATGATATGGTACGTTTTCAAGAACAAACCAAATATGGCCATGACGCAGGGGTTAAGTTTGGTCCGGTAGACTTTGTTCAGTATGCCCAAAGTTTTGGTGCCACCGGCTTACAAGTGGATAAGCAACATGACTTACAAACAGTTTTAGATCAAGCTTTTGCACAGGAAGGCCCTGTAGTAGTGGCAATTCCTGTTGATTATTCACATAATCAAGAGTTAAGTCAAGATTTATTAACTGATCAATTTTATTAA
- a CDS encoding MetQ/NlpA family ABC transporter substrate-binding protein: MKFDKKQIILLLACLVLSLFTINTNVQAKTATVVVGTQGADAQIWRHIAQSTAAKKAHLTIKVKEINDGIQLNRATAEGSVDANAFQSYGYLMSYNHDNPQGKLVPIGTTYLEPLGLYSKKYRHLHQLPKHAKIAIADDPANQTRSLQLLQHLGLIKLQAKHSTAAAIADVQDNPHRLRFYPVNSSTVPRVLDDVAAGLITNTVAQESGLNVWHDTLAHEKLNRSTQKNINIIAVRPQSSHKPAMKKLVQLYRQPSIQRYIQKSFHHTKILVKEPIANLKESNHG; this comes from the coding sequence ATGAAATTTGATAAAAAACAAATTATATTACTTTTGGCGTGTTTGGTTTTAAGTTTATTTACAATTAATACAAATGTTCAAGCCAAGACTGCCACAGTAGTTGTGGGTACTCAAGGAGCTGATGCACAAATTTGGCGGCATATTGCCCAATCCACAGCAGCTAAAAAGGCACATTTGACAATTAAAGTTAAAGAAATTAATGACGGTATTCAATTAAATCGCGCTACTGCTGAAGGCAGCGTAGACGCGAATGCCTTTCAATCGTATGGCTATTTGATGTCATACAATCATGATAATCCACAAGGTAAGTTAGTTCCCATTGGGACAACTTATCTAGAGCCGCTGGGATTATATTCCAAGAAATATCGTCATCTTCATCAATTACCTAAGCATGCTAAAATTGCTATTGCTGATGATCCTGCTAATCAGACCCGCAGCTTGCAGCTATTACAGCATTTAGGTTTGATTAAGCTGCAAGCCAAGCATTCCACAGCTGCGGCTATCGCTGATGTCCAGGATAATCCTCATCGTTTACGATTTTATCCTGTGAATAGTTCCACCGTACCAAGAGTCTTAGATGATGTAGCGGCTGGTTTAATTACTAATACCGTAGCTCAAGAAAGTGGATTAAATGTTTGGCACGATACCTTGGCGCACGAGAAATTAAATCGCTCGACTCAAAAAAACATCAATATCATTGCAGTAAGACCACAATCAAGTCACAAACCTGCAATGAAAAAATTAGTCCAACTGTATCGCCAACCTAGTATTCAACGTTATATTCAAAAAAGTTTTCATCATACTAAAATTCTAGTTAAAGAACCAATTGCTAATTTAAAGGAGAGTAATCATGGCTAA
- a CDS encoding SLC13 family permease, whose product MAIIKNIFTDKMLWIAAIAALLSTIISKPELADINFHTVFSLLSMMVLIQIFENIGLLQYLSTTFTSRAKNTRQLMIMLVVLTFFGAMLVTNDVAILIIVPLFFKMAKKISANHIFTVTMIAAAANIGSAFTPFGNTHNLFLLSHYNLNVINFFKVSAPYSFIGLAILVLIAALFTKSKPIDVNVSRFSVHLPALVVALLLTGLVFLGIFKVIPIIIAAIATIVVAFLMNRKILLHVDYATILVFVCFFVAVGNLSRSTEIAALLRVLEANKYATYFSAIGFSQFMSNVPATILVAKFTNNIGAVFLGSNIGGIGTPIASMANLLAYKQFSFFTEKQESTKYLGQSFLFNVILLLILGIIGWFLV is encoded by the coding sequence ATGGCCATAATTAAGAACATCTTCACTGATAAAATGCTCTGGATTGCCGCGATTGCGGCATTACTGTCAACTATTATTAGTAAACCAGAGCTGGCCGATATCAATTTTCATACTGTCTTTTCATTATTATCTATGATGGTGTTAATTCAAATTTTTGAAAATATTGGTCTATTGCAATATTTATCTACTACTTTTACTTCTCGTGCAAAAAACACCCGACAATTAATGATTATGTTAGTTGTTTTAACGTTTTTCGGTGCTATGTTAGTAACTAATGATGTTGCAATTTTGATTATTGTACCTTTATTCTTTAAGATGGCCAAAAAGATTTCTGCTAATCACATATTTACAGTAACAATGATTGCAGCGGCTGCCAATATTGGTAGTGCTTTTACTCCTTTTGGAAATACTCACAACTTATTTTTGTTATCACATTATAATTTAAACGTTATTAACTTTTTCAAGGTCTCAGCACCTTATTCCTTTATTGGATTAGCAATTTTAGTATTAATTGCGGCACTTTTCACTAAATCCAAACCAATTGACGTCAATGTTAGTCGTTTCAGTGTTCATTTGCCAGCTTTGGTCGTGGCTTTACTTTTAACGGGTTTAGTATTTTTAGGTATTTTCAAAGTTATTCCGATTATCATTGCAGCTATAGCTACCATCGTGGTAGCATTTTTAATGAATCGAAAAATTTTATTACATGTAGACTATGCTACTATCCTAGTATTTGTCTGTTTTTTTGTGGCTGTAGGTAATTTAAGTCGTTCTACAGAAATTGCTGCTTTATTACGTGTATTAGAAGCCAATAAATATGCTACTTATTTTTCCGCTATTGGGTTTAGTCAGTTTATGAGTAACGTTCCTGCGACTATTTTAGTAGCTAAATTTACTAATAATATTGGGGCTGTCTTTTTAGGTTCTAATATCGGGGGAATTGGTACCCCTATTGCTTCTATGGCTAACTTATTAGCCTACAAACAGTTTTCTTTCTTTACGGAAAAACAAGAATCTACGAAATATTTAGGACAATCATTTCTATTCAATGTTATTCTCTTATTGATTTTAGGCATTATTGGTTGGTTCCTAGTCTAA
- a CDS encoding DUF3284 domain-containing protein, whose product MKVTMNVAVPVDYFFQRIIESSLYDIKQQTGKKISPNQLRGFTFKRKHANGVVSTMTVTAYQPNQQYAYKMQTGRNDYYVSYNVAAVDEQHMQFTYEEKLQGKSATINANNHASGFLMGWFRKRRFKKMKRQIEADYRKQ is encoded by the coding sequence GTGAAAGTAACCATGAATGTTGCCGTTCCAGTAGATTACTTTTTTCAAAGAATAATTGAATCTTCACTATATGATATCAAGCAACAAACTGGTAAAAAAATTAGTCCCAATCAACTAAGAGGTTTTACCTTCAAAAGAAAACATGCTAATGGTGTAGTTAGTACAATGACTGTGACGGCTTATCAGCCTAATCAACAATATGCTTATAAGATGCAGACTGGACGTAATGATTACTATGTATCTTATAATGTTGCGGCTGTTGATGAGCAGCACATGCAATTTACCTATGAAGAAAAGCTTCAAGGCAAAAGTGCGACTATTAATGCTAATAACCATGCATCTGGTTTTTTGATGGGTTGGTTTCGAAAACGCCGTTTCAAGAAAATGAAACGCCAAATCGAAGCAGATTATCGCAAACAATAA
- a CDS encoding 5-methyltetrahydropteroyltriglutamate--homocysteine S-methyltransferase, with amino-acid sequence MAQTFTQRTQSPFRYDIVGSFLRPQALKQARAQFQADKISAADLTAVEDQAIIDLVNKEVQAGLHAVTDGEFRRSWWHLDFFWGLEGVQKAAADTGYHFHDEVTRAETVKLTGKISGHNHPFVQHFKFTAAHTPAGIQVKQTIPAPSQFLAELLRQPQQSQVEQFYPNQDELLADIAQAYQQVISDLYAAGCRTIQLDDCTWGALADWQAHPEHLTVPVDIPELKQTYVQLNNAAFVDKPADLTINTHICRGNYHSTWSYSGGYQSVADPLFSQENVQAYYLEYDSQRAGDFSPLKLLTPKKYVVLGLVTSKSSQLEDRTTLINRIQEASQYVDLDYLAISPQCGFASTEEGNILTEDQQWAKIQLLQDVAQEVWGHEI; translated from the coding sequence ATGGCACAAACATTTACACAAAGAACACAGTCACCTTTTCGGTATGATATTGTAGGCAGCTTTTTGCGACCTCAAGCTTTAAAACAAGCCCGCGCACAATTTCAAGCAGATAAAATTAGTGCTGCCGATTTAACAGCTGTAGAAGATCAAGCAATTATTGATTTAGTGAATAAAGAAGTTCAAGCTGGTTTACATGCAGTAACTGATGGCGAATTTCGGCGTAGTTGGTGGCATTTGGATTTCTTTTGGGGGCTAGAGGGAGTACAAAAAGCAGCTGCTGATACTGGTTATCATTTTCATGATGAGGTGACCCGCGCAGAAACTGTAAAATTAACTGGCAAAATTAGTGGTCACAACCATCCTTTTGTCCAACACTTTAAATTTACCGCAGCACATACGCCTGCTGGAATTCAAGTTAAACAAACTATTCCAGCTCCGAGCCAATTTTTAGCAGAATTATTGCGACAGCCACAACAAAGTCAAGTTGAGCAATTTTATCCTAACCAAGATGAATTGTTAGCTGATATTGCGCAAGCTTATCAACAAGTCATTAGCGATTTATACGCAGCTGGCTGCCGCACTATCCAATTAGATGATTGTACATGGGGAGCTTTGGCTGACTGGCAAGCTCATCCAGAACATTTAACTGTACCAGTTGATATCCCAGAATTAAAACAAACATATGTGCAATTAAATAATGCTGCTTTTGTAGACAAGCCAGCTGATTTAACTATTAATACGCATATTTGCCGAGGCAATTATCACTCTACGTGGTCTTATTCCGGCGGTTATCAAAGTGTTGCTGATCCTTTGTTTTCCCAAGAAAATGTCCAAGCTTATTATTTGGAATATGATTCACAGCGAGCGGGCGATTTTTCACCACTCAAATTGCTCACACCTAAAAAGTATGTGGTATTAGGTTTAGTAACTAGTAAATCAAGTCAATTAGAAGATCGGACAACTTTAATTAATCGTATTCAAGAAGCAAGTCAATATGTTGATTTAGACTATTTAGCTATTAGTCCACAATGTGGTTTTGCCTCCACGGAAGAAGGCAACATTTTAACTGAAGATCAACAATGGGCCAAAATCCAACTACTCCAAGATGTTGCCCAAGAGGTGTGGGGTCATGAAATTTGA
- a CDS encoding S-ribosylhomocysteine lyase, whose protein sequence is MAKVESFTLDHTKVKAPYVRLITVETGAQGDKIANYDLRLVQPNENAIPTAGLHTIEHLLAGLLRDRLTGVIDCSPFGCRTGFHLITWGEHSTTEVAQALKDALIEIRDNIQWSDVQGTTIESCGNYRDHSLFSAKEWCRKILSEGISDQPFERHLV, encoded by the coding sequence ATGGCTAAAGTAGAAAGTTTCACCTTAGATCACACCAAAGTAAAAGCTCCATATGTCCGTTTAATCACTGTGGAAACTGGCGCACAAGGAGATAAAATTGCTAATTATGATTTGCGCTTAGTTCAACCAAATGAAAATGCGATTCCTACTGCAGGTTTGCATACAATTGAGCATTTATTAGCAGGATTATTACGCGATCGTTTAACCGGAGTTATTGACTGTTCGCCGTTTGGATGTCGGACTGGATTTCATCTGATTACCTGGGGCGAACATTCAACTACTGAAGTAGCACAAGCACTCAAAGATGCTTTAATTGAAATTCGCGATAATATTCAATGGTCAGATGTACAAGGTACAACTATTGAAAGTTGTGGTAATTACCGGGATCATTCACTCTTTTCCGCTAAAGAATGGTGCCGAAAGATTTTAAGTGAGGGTATTAGTGATCAACCATTTGAACGCCATTTAGTTTAA
- a CDS encoding PTS sugar transporter subunit IIC: MNAFINWLNKHLVPVAAKIGSIKWLVALRDAFIAMMPATMVGSVASLLNALVRDIPTRFGWTGFVNAMQPIVNINVQVWTGSMAILALIFAFTFGYHLSIQYKVEPITGGIVSLGTFIMALPQNSIITLKKTLSAADIKTITDAGSTVSGKTISTPGFFNFNTYFGANGFFTIMILGGLASAIYIWFMHKNFTIKMPDSVPPAIANAFTGIIPAIGSLYVSGIITWAVNTMSKSTVIEIISNTIQAPLLNMSQGYGAVLLMTILVQVFWFFGIHGTNVLGPVLDSIWLTAQLTNISAATAHKALPYFWTRNAFDLYAWIGGAGSTLLLLIAILMFSTRDDQRAVAKMAIAPGFFNINEPVMFGLPIVLDPIYFIPFVIAPVVMVTIAYFVLAAGWVAPIRVQYVWSMPIFINSIFATLDWRAPILQLVNAIIGFLIYVPFVKAANKVNPADLNQE; encoded by the coding sequence ATGAATGCTTTCATTAATTGGCTCAACAAACACTTAGTCCCTGTTGCTGCTAAAATCGGATCTATTAAGTGGTTGGTAGCCTTGCGTGATGCCTTTATCGCAATGATGCCTGCTACTATGGTAGGATCAGTTGCGTCGTTATTAAACGCACTTGTGAGAGATATTCCAACTCGTTTTGGTTGGACAGGTTTTGTTAATGCGATGCAGCCAATTGTCAATATTAACGTCCAAGTGTGGACTGGTTCAATGGCAATTTTGGCTTTGATTTTTGCCTTTACTTTTGGTTATCATCTTTCGATTCAATATAAAGTTGAACCGATTACTGGTGGAATTGTTAGTTTAGGTACCTTTATTATGGCTTTGCCGCAAAATAGTATTATTACTTTAAAAAAGACCTTATCAGCAGCTGATATCAAAACCATTACGGATGCTGGCTCGACTGTTAGTGGTAAGACGATTTCCACACCAGGATTTTTCAATTTTAATACTTACTTTGGTGCTAATGGGTTCTTTACAATTATGATTTTGGGTGGTTTAGCGAGTGCAATTTACATTTGGTTCATGCACAAAAACTTCACCATTAAGATGCCTGATTCTGTACCACCGGCAATTGCTAATGCCTTTACTGGAATTATTCCAGCTATTGGTTCCTTATATGTCAGTGGTATTATTACTTGGGCAGTGAATACGATGAGTAAATCAACTGTTATCGAAATTATTTCTAATACTATTCAAGCACCGTTATTGAACATGTCTCAAGGATACGGGGCAGTGCTTTTAATGACCATTTTGGTTCAAGTATTTTGGTTCTTTGGGATTCATGGTACTAATGTTTTAGGACCTGTTTTGGATTCTATCTGGTTGACAGCTCAATTAACTAATATCAGTGCTGCTACGGCTCATAAAGCTTTGCCATATTTCTGGACACGTAATGCATTTGACTTGTATGCCTGGATTGGTGGCGCCGGTTCAACATTATTACTATTAATTGCCATTTTAATGTTTAGTACTCGTGATGACCAACGTGCAGTTGCCAAAATGGCGATTGCACCAGGATTTTTCAATATTAATGAACCAGTAATGTTTGGTTTACCAATTGTGTTAGATCCTATCTATTTCATTCCATTCGTTATTGCTCCAGTAGTGATGGTTACTATTGCTTACTTTGTATTAGCTGCAGGCTGGGTGGCACCGATTAGAGTACAATATGTTTGGTCAATGCCAATCTTTATTAATTCTATTTTTGCAACCTTAGATTGGAGAGCGCCAATTCTGCAACTAGTGAATGCCATTATTGGTTTCTTGATATATGTTCCGTTCGTCAAGGCGGCCAATAAAGTTAATCCGGCAGATTTAAATCAGGAATAA
- a CDS encoding SDR family oxidoreductase: MTNLLILGASGKIAQSAEELLHQHKDIKLTYYLRHLNKLPEINKTWGQVIRGDVIDKTTLTQAMEFQNIVYANLAGDNIEQQAKNVVAAMKEQKVSRLIWISTLGIYDEVPGKFGEWNNKMLGESYLPTYAAAAKVIETSNLDYTIIRPAWLQDQDEVDYEVTHKGEPFKGTEVSRKSIASLVTDIVLDPNKYVQESLGVNKPQTDGDKPSWY, encoded by the coding sequence ATGACAAATTTATTAATTTTAGGTGCCAGTGGCAAAATTGCCCAATCAGCAGAAGAATTATTACATCAACACAAAGATATTAAGTTAACCTATTATTTGCGACATCTGAACAAACTACCCGAGATAAATAAAACTTGGGGTCAAGTTATTCGTGGCGATGTTATTGATAAAACCACTTTAACGCAGGCGATGGAATTCCAAAATATTGTTTATGCCAATTTAGCAGGCGATAATATTGAACAGCAAGCTAAAAATGTTGTAGCTGCAATGAAAGAGCAGAAGGTATCACGGCTGATTTGGATTTCTACTTTAGGGATTTATGATGAAGTTCCAGGTAAGTTTGGTGAGTGGAATAATAAAATGTTAGGCGAAAGCTACTTGCCAACTTATGCTGCCGCAGCCAAAGTAATTGAGACTAGTAATCTTGATTATACAATTATTAGACCAGCGTGGTTACAAGATCAAGATGAAGTAGATTATGAAGTTACCCATAAAGGTGAACCCTTTAAAGGCACTGAAGTTTCTCGTAAAAGTATCGCTAGCTTAGTAACGGATATCGTGTTAGATCCTAATAAATATGTCCAAGAATCCCTTGGTGTGAATAAACCCCAGACAGATGGTGATAAGCCGAGCTGGTATTAG
- the budA gene encoding acetolactate decarboxylase — MKQVLFQHGTLALLVPGLLTGTLTIKELLQHGDTGIGTGEGLDGELVILQGQVYQVQSTGHIRQVPGDFTVPFANIHHADYQPLAQLSDLTQAQLYQQLNDRIKAPNTFYSVKITGTFAKMHTRSASKSTPPYATLLATAQNQQEFTAENVSGTLLSYYSPELFHGAAVAGYHSHFLAEDLTIGGHVLDFALTSGQVQVQVFDTLEQHLPIENQEFMQHDFTKDNISSDISQSE; from the coding sequence ATGAAACAAGTTTTATTTCAACATGGGACATTAGCTTTATTAGTACCGGGCTTGTTAACTGGCACTTTAACCATTAAAGAATTATTACAACATGGTGATACCGGCATTGGTACTGGAGAAGGACTGGATGGTGAGTTAGTAATTTTACAAGGACAAGTTTATCAAGTTCAAAGCACCGGTCACATTCGGCAAGTTCCTGGTGATTTTACGGTGCCTTTTGCTAATATCCACCACGCTGACTATCAACCTTTAGCTCAATTATCTGATTTAACGCAAGCTCAACTATATCAACAATTAAATGATCGAATTAAAGCTCCCAATACTTTTTATTCGGTCAAAATCACTGGCACCTTTGCTAAAATGCATACGCGTTCTGCTTCTAAGTCAACACCACCATATGCTACTTTATTAGCAACTGCCCAAAATCAGCAAGAATTTACTGCGGAAAATGTTTCGGGTACGTTATTAAGTTATTATTCACCAGAATTATTTCATGGGGCTGCTGTAGCGGGGTATCATAGTCATTTTCTCGCAGAAGATTTGACGATTGGTGGTCACGTGTTGGATTTTGCATTGACAAGCGGTCAAGTTCAAGTACAGGTTTTTGATACTTTGGAGCAACATTTGCCAATTGAAAATCAAGAATTTATGCAGCATGATTTTACCAAAGACAATATTAGTTCTGATATTTCCCAATCAGAATAA
- the htpX gene encoding zinc metalloprotease HtpX, producing MLYQQIAQNKRKTYLVFAIFFVILGLIGWVIGDLFFNSAISGVVIALVITIFYAVMIYFQSTSVVMQMNHAQPIKSVEQAPDLWHIVEDLAMVAKVPRPDIYIIDDPSPNAFATGRDPEHSAVAVTSGLYQIMDREELEGVLGHEISHIRNYDIRVSTISVALSSAIIFISSMLGNMYRWGWLFGSNNDRNDSRENNNNIIQIVLYIVGLLFAVLGPIIATIVRLAISRNREYLADASGVELTRNPQGLINALHKLEQASQPMQHVDDASAALYINDPQKGHHSVERLFDTHPPLADRIRRLEHM from the coding sequence ATGTTATATCAACAAATTGCGCAGAACAAGCGGAAGACTTATTTAGTATTTGCGATTTTCTTTGTGATTTTAGGTTTAATTGGCTGGGTAATTGGAGACTTATTTTTTAATAGTGCCATTAGTGGAGTGGTCATTGCTTTAGTTATTACCATATTTTATGCTGTGATGATTTATTTTCAATCTACTAGTGTTGTGATGCAAATGAATCATGCACAGCCAATTAAAAGTGTTGAGCAAGCACCTGACTTGTGGCATATTGTGGAAGATTTAGCCATGGTTGCTAAGGTGCCACGTCCTGATATTTATATTATCGATGATCCTAGTCCTAACGCTTTTGCTACGGGGAGAGATCCAGAACACTCCGCGGTGGCAGTGACTTCTGGATTGTATCAGATAATGGACCGTGAAGAATTAGAAGGAGTCTTAGGTCATGAAATTTCGCATATTCGTAACTATGATATTCGAGTATCGACGATTTCAGTAGCTTTGTCTTCAGCAATTATTTTTATTTCTTCAATGCTAGGTAATATGTATCGTTGGGGTTGGCTTTTTGGTAGTAACAATGACCGAAATGACTCACGCGAAAATAATAACAATATTATTCAGATTGTTTTGTATATAGTAGGGTTATTATTTGCGGTTTTAGGACCTATTATTGCAACGATTGTCCGTCTGGCAATTTCTCGTAATCGCGAGTACTTGGCAGATGCTTCCGGTGTGGAATTGACCCGGAATCCGCAGGGGTTGATTAATGCCTTGCACAAGTTAGAACAAGCTAGTCAGCCGATGCAGCATGTTGATGATGCTAGTGCTGCTTTGTATATTAATGATCCCCAAAAGGGACATCATTCTGTGGAACGGTTATTTGATACTCATCCACCGTTAGCAGATCGAATTAGACGATTAGAACATATGTAA
- a CDS encoding LemA family protein — translation MSTMLIVIIVVIALIVLYAVLYNGLVRARNQAQEFHSQIDVQLKRRTDLIPNLVETVKGYAAHEKTTLEEVVRLRNSVMSADNLQDKVDADNMLTGALRQVFALAENYPDLKANQEFGKLMEELTNTENKVAYARQAYNSAVQYYNTATQTFPRNLVAGIHHFKPMEFLTIPEEEKQAPQVKF, via the coding sequence ATGTCAACAATGTTAATTGTGATTATTGTAGTCATAGCGTTAATAGTTTTGTATGCAGTTTTATATAACGGTTTAGTTCGAGCACGCAATCAAGCACAAGAATTTCATAGCCAAATTGATGTGCAATTAAAGCGGCGGACGGATTTAATTCCTAATTTGGTTGAAACAGTGAAAGGTTATGCAGCTCATGAAAAAACCACATTAGAAGAAGTAGTCCGGTTGCGTAATTCTGTGATGAGTGCGGACAATTTACAAGATAAAGTTGATGCTGATAACATGCTGACAGGAGCTTTACGCCAGGTATTTGCGCTAGCAGAAAATTATCCTGATTTAAAGGCTAATCAAGAATTTGGGAAGTTAATGGAAGAACTGACGAACACTGAAAACAAAGTCGCCTATGCACGGCAAGCATATAATAGTGCTGTGCAGTATTACAATACTGCTACGCAAACTTTTCCTCGCAATTTAGTAGCAGGAATTCATCACTTTAAGCCAATGGAATTTTTAACTATTCCAGAAGAGGAGAAACAAGCACCGCAAGTGAAATTTTAA